The proteins below come from a single Nostoc sp. KVJ3 genomic window:
- a CDS encoding TOBE domain-containing protein, producing the protein MPRKEQGWVTFQTSEDERKILEEFCEHSQRTKTEILRELVRSLTQHSSTPISTTTQQEKQEDIYYTQKPEIESSIQKKSLKVSSRNILKGVVKRVVYGAVNSEVTLEIIHKVELTSIITRASAEELELSEGKEAYAVIKSNDIVIARE; encoded by the coding sequence ATGCCAAGAAAAGAACAAGGATGGGTTACATTTCAAACTTCAGAGGACGAGCGGAAGATTCTAGAGGAGTTCTGCGAACACTCTCAACGCACCAAAACTGAGATTTTGCGAGAACTCGTGCGTAGTCTCACTCAGCACTCCTCAACACCAATATCAACAACAACTCAGCAGGAAAAACAGGAAGATATTTACTACACTCAAAAGCCTGAAATAGAAAGTAGTATTCAAAAAAAATCACTAAAAGTTAGCTCTCGGAATATTCTTAAAGGTGTTGTTAAACGAGTTGTTTATGGAGCAGTTAATAGTGAGGTAACTTTAGAGATTATTCATAAAGTAGAATTAACCTCTATTATCACCAGAGCTTCCGCAGAAGAGTTGGAATTATCTGAAGGAAAAGAAGCTTATGCAGTCATTAAATCTAATGATATTGTCATTGCCAGAGAATAG
- a CDS encoding DNA-directed RNA polymerase subunit omega, producing MLKRSKFETTQSQIMQRAEELISAASNRYRITVQVANRAKRRRYEDFENNEDAMMKPVLRAIIEMSDELTQPEIIGEL from the coding sequence ATGCTCAAGCGTTCTAAGTTCGAAACCACTCAGTCTCAGATTATGCAACGGGCTGAAGAACTGATTAGTGCAGCCTCAAATCGTTACCGCATTACGGTTCAGGTGGCAAATCGTGCTAAACGTAGGCGTTATGAAGACTTTGAAAATAATGAAGATGCGATGATGAAACCGGTGCTAAGGGCAATTATCGAAATGTCCGATGAATTAACTCAGCCAGAGATTATTGGCGAACTATAA
- a CDS encoding type I restriction endonuclease subunit R, which produces MPQSTPEYIYVEKPIIEQLISMGWQYIQGNWDNPAITERENFKQVLLTQRLKAAIKRINLDDNGNPWLDDIQVQTAVSQLERLGANRLMEANQAATELLLKGTTVLGQDGKQHTVHFIEFNPENLHSNNFLAINQYRVDPPWATGNRGFIVPDMVLLVNGIPLVVIECKSPNLDNPIIEAIQDLLKYSNQRGSSQPEGAEKLFHYNLLMIAASRGRATAGTIGANYEHYVDWKDTIPSPQAEIAAQLGVSELNSRQTLIAGMLKPANLIDILHNFTLFKTSGDRTIKIVPRYQQYRAVYKALHRLQDNQTRAQHGTDDQRGGIIWHTQGSGKSLTMVYLIRKIRTIPELRRFKIVVVTDRRDLEKQLADTAVLTGEPLQKAKKVKKLEQYLQQPGAGLVFGMIQKFKGGEDSEEEAEIEPIPKNLNPSENILVLIDEAHRSHAKTLHTNLLEALPNCVRIGFTGTPIVKAAKKTTLQIFGSFIDEYNIRQSQADKVTLPIVYEGLEARGTVTQGDDLDQLFEIIFADKIPEERAQIKAKYATKTQVGEARELIKAKAKSMLRHYIERILAGGFKAQVVASTRLAAVRYQETFVEAQREIVQQLENRAVILQSLDAEALESLDAETRFFAQALPHLETIRKLEFAPVISGDKGDDPSWKIWTDKGQQEINIEKFKKPLDQDSLAILIVKNMLLTGFDAPLEQVLYLDRSLKEYELLQAIARVNRVYNDQKTEGLVVDYYGVDIAAALSGYENIDTELAWFDIRAELPKLRDRHQRVIALFTDNNCIIDNVDACVDLLRDERLRVEFNDYFQDFLNTLDTILPRPEARQPDNFVRDAKKLGFIKKSVADLYRDEKLNIVSAKEKVRALIDQYIESQGIDPKVPPIDIMSLDFKTHVQRHRSIKAQAAEMEFAARHHISVNYEEDPVYYKNLSEKLTEILESLADNWDEKVEALRKYIEQIQAGRTTNETGLDPKTQMPFLNILGEYSQKQLPELAQTTVEIVEHIRQEVRRVNWGSQIVQEDLRKWIAGYLDERDLVSYDQLEEVADKLVQLARRNRDNLMA; this is translated from the coding sequence ATGCCACAATCTACCCCAGAATATATCTATGTAGAAAAACCCATCATTGAACAACTCATCAGCATGGGATGGCAATATATACAAGGCAATTGGGACAATCCCGCAATTACCGAACGCGAAAACTTTAAGCAAGTTCTACTGACACAACGCCTCAAAGCCGCCATCAAACGCATCAACTTAGATGACAACGGCAATCCTTGGCTTGATGATATACAAGTGCAAACCGCAGTGAGTCAGTTAGAACGCCTCGGCGCAAACAGATTAATGGAAGCCAACCAAGCCGCCACAGAATTGCTACTTAAAGGTACTACTGTTTTAGGACAAGACGGCAAACAGCACACCGTTCATTTTATTGAATTTAATCCTGAAAATCTTCACAGCAACAATTTTCTAGCCATCAATCAATACCGAGTAGACCCGCCTTGGGCAACAGGTAATCGGGGGTTTATAGTCCCAGATATGGTACTACTTGTTAACGGCATTCCTCTAGTAGTGATTGAATGTAAAAGTCCCAATCTAGATAACCCCATAATAGAAGCAATTCAAGACTTATTAAAATATTCCAACCAACGAGGTAGCAGTCAACCAGAAGGCGCTGAAAAATTATTCCACTACAATCTGCTGATGATAGCAGCATCGAGAGGACGGGCAACAGCCGGAACCATCGGCGCAAATTATGAACATTATGTTGATTGGAAAGATACCATTCCCAGTCCCCAAGCAGAAATTGCTGCACAATTAGGTGTTTCTGAATTGAATTCTCGCCAAACCCTCATAGCCGGAATGTTGAAACCAGCTAATCTTATCGACATCCTGCATAATTTCACCTTATTTAAAACCAGTGGCGATCGCACCATCAAAATAGTCCCCCGTTACCAACAATATCGCGCAGTATACAAAGCACTGCACCGACTCCAAGACAACCAAACCCGCGCCCAACATGGCACAGATGACCAACGTGGTGGCATTATCTGGCATACCCAAGGCTCAGGTAAAAGCCTGACAATGGTTTACTTAATTCGGAAAATTCGCACTATTCCAGAATTACGCCGCTTTAAAATTGTCGTTGTTACTGACCGCCGAGACTTAGAAAAACAACTTGCAGATACCGCCGTCCTCACCGGGGAACCATTACAAAAAGCTAAAAAGGTCAAAAAACTAGAACAATACTTGCAACAACCAGGTGCTGGCTTAGTCTTCGGGATGATTCAGAAATTTAAAGGTGGCGAAGATTCTGAAGAAGAAGCAGAAATTGAACCAATTCCAAAAAACCTCAATCCTTCCGAAAATATCCTCGTGCTAATTGACGAAGCACACCGTTCTCACGCCAAAACTCTCCACACCAATTTATTAGAAGCCTTACCTAACTGTGTCCGTATTGGCTTTACTGGTACACCCATTGTCAAAGCTGCCAAAAAAACCACCCTGCAAATTTTCGGTTCATTTATCGATGAATACAATATCCGCCAATCCCAAGCAGATAAAGTTACTTTGCCCATTGTCTACGAAGGATTAGAAGCTAGAGGTACTGTAACCCAAGGTGATGACCTCGACCAACTTTTTGAAATTATTTTTGCTGATAAAATCCCAGAAGAACGGGCGCAAATTAAAGCTAAGTATGCGACTAAAACCCAAGTTGGCGAAGCACGAGAACTAATTAAAGCCAAAGCTAAAAGTATGTTGCGTCATTATATTGAGCGCATTTTAGCAGGAGGCTTTAAAGCGCAAGTAGTCGCCTCTACCCGTCTTGCCGCCGTCCGTTACCAAGAGACATTTGTGGAAGCGCAACGAGAAATAGTACAGCAGTTAGAAAATCGTGCTGTCATTCTGCAAAGTCTCGACGCTGAAGCTTTGGAATCTCTTGATGCCGAAACTCGTTTTTTTGCTCAAGCACTCCCACATCTTGAAACCATCCGCAAGCTAGAATTTGCTCCTGTCATCTCTGGCGATAAAGGAGATGACCCTAGCTGGAAAATATGGACAGATAAAGGTCAACAAGAAATTAATATCGAGAAATTTAAAAAGCCTTTAGACCAAGATAGTTTAGCAATTTTAATTGTTAAAAATATGCTGTTAACGGGTTTTGATGCACCGTTAGAACAAGTTTTATATTTAGACAGGTCATTAAAAGAATATGAATTGCTGCAAGCGATCGCTCGTGTTAACCGAGTGTATAATGATCAAAAAACAGAAGGATTAGTGGTAGATTATTACGGTGTTGATATCGCTGCCGCCCTCTCAGGTTACGAAAATATTGATACAGAATTAGCATGGTTTGATATTCGTGCCGAATTGCCAAAACTGCGCGACAGACATCAGCGAGTGATTGCTCTATTTACTGATAACAACTGCATAATTGATAATGTAGATGCTTGTGTAGACTTACTCCGAGATGAACGCCTCAGAGTTGAATTTAATGACTATTTTCAAGATTTTCTCAATACTCTTGATACAATCTTGCCGCGTCCAGAAGCACGTCAACCCGATAATTTTGTCAGAGATGCTAAAAAACTTGGTTTTATTAAAAAATCAGTTGCTGATTTATATCGGGACGAAAAACTAAATATTGTCAGCGCCAAAGAAAAAGTTAGAGCATTAATAGATCAATATATTGAATCGCAAGGCATTGACCCAAAAGTGCCACCGATTGATATCATGTCACTGGATTTTAAAACCCATGTCCAGCGCCATCGCTCCATTAAAGCCCAAGCCGCAGAAATGGAATTTGCTGCTCGTCACCATATCAGCGTAAATTATGAAGAAGACCCAGTTTACTACAAAAACTTAAGTGAAAAACTCACAGAAATTCTGGAATCTTTAGCTGATAACTGGGATGAAAAAGTTGAGGCGTTGCGGAAGTATATTGAACAAATCCAAGCTGGTCGTACTACAAATGAGACTGGATTAGATCCTAAAACTCAAATGCCATTTCTCAACATTTTAGGTGAATATTCCCAAAAACAACTCCCCGAACTTGCTCAAACAACTGTGGAAATTGTCGAACACATCCGCCAAGAAGTACGACGGGTAAATTGGGGTAGCCAAATAGTCCAAGAGGATTTGAGAAAGTGGATAGCAGGTTACTTAGATGAGCGTGATTTAGTGAGTTACGACCAACTAGAAGAAGTTGCAGATAAATTAGTCCAACTAGCTAGGAGAAATCGTGATAATTTAATGGCATGA
- the cobG gene encoding precorrin-3B synthase, producing MVSGFATCPGLFYATPAADGILSRIRIPGGIISSQQCHAIEDIADINGAGYVDVTNRANLQVREIHKGINIEVLQYLQNIGLGSFNPVVDHIRNIMTSPTAGIDPEELIDTRPFVQGWDRYISKHPALSELSAKFSVCFDGGGIIRVCDRLNDILFAAVLVDGDIYFRLYLSVGAKGQPPSDMGILLPPKNCLLVLAALAKVYLAHNNTTNKRRLRFLELLNTLGCENYLQEVQQYLPFSLLSDETGKDLTPKPLSLCGKGKYQHIGIHPQRQKGLFYIGVVLPLGRLKSTQMKGLADLAAKYGSNTLRLTPWQNLLLTDIPQQWVDDVQSKIAFLGLDFSAININSALVACSGNRGCTASATDTKSHALALAKYLETRITLDCPVNIHFSGCEKSCAQHSKSDITLLGVSIEADNGVVEGYHVYVGDSKQKFGYEIYRYVNFAELPALIEQMLYVYKIQRLNSDESFGEFVNRYAIPQLQQLFNNIPKSFVNNKIPNFLEKLRI from the coding sequence TTGGTTTCTGGATTTGCCACTTGTCCTGGCTTGTTTTATGCTACACCCGCCGCAGATGGGATATTATCTCGGATTAGAATACCAGGTGGAATTATTAGTAGTCAGCAATGCCATGCGATCGAAGATATAGCAGACATAAATGGTGCTGGCTATGTTGATGTGACTAATAGAGCCAACTTACAAGTTCGCGAAATCCACAAGGGGATAAATATTGAAGTTTTGCAGTATCTACAAAATATAGGATTGGGTTCCTTTAATCCTGTTGTAGACCACATTCGTAATATTATGACCAGCCCAACTGCTGGTATCGACCCCGAAGAATTAATCGACACTCGTCCTTTTGTCCAAGGTTGGGATCGTTACATTTCTAAACATCCAGCGCTTTCGGAACTGTCAGCAAAATTTAGCGTTTGCTTTGATGGTGGTGGAATAATTCGGGTGTGCGATCGCTTGAATGATATCCTATTTGCTGCTGTTTTAGTCGATGGTGATATTTATTTCCGCCTTTATCTCAGTGTCGGCGCGAAGGGACAACCACCTAGCGATATGGGAATTTTATTACCACCAAAGAACTGTTTGCTTGTCTTAGCAGCTTTAGCAAAAGTATATCTAGCTCATAACAATACTACAAATAAGCGTCGTTTACGTTTCTTAGAGTTATTGAATACTTTAGGTTGTGAAAATTATCTTCAAGAAGTTCAACAGTATTTACCTTTCTCTCTTTTATCCGATGAAACAGGAAAAGACCTAACCCCCAAACCCCTTTCTCTGTGCGGGAAGGGGAAGTATCAGCATATTGGCATCCATCCCCAACGTCAGAAAGGCTTATTTTATATTGGTGTCGTGTTACCTCTGGGACGGCTAAAAAGTACACAGATGAAAGGGTTGGCAGATTTAGCAGCAAAATATGGTAGTAACACTCTTCGGTTAACCCCCTGGCAAAATTTACTCCTAACCGATATTCCTCAGCAATGGGTTGATGATGTCCAAAGCAAAATTGCTTTCTTAGGACTAGATTTCTCCGCAATCAATATCAATAGTGCATTAGTTGCCTGTTCTGGAAACAGGGGTTGTACCGCTTCTGCCACGGATACCAAAAGTCATGCGTTGGCATTAGCAAAGTATCTTGAAACTCGTATCACTCTAGATTGCCCAGTTAATATCCACTTTAGCGGCTGCGAAAAATCCTGTGCCCAGCATAGCAAGAGTGATATTACTCTACTCGGTGTCAGCATTGAGGCTGACAATGGAGTTGTCGAAGGTTATCACGTTTATGTTGGTGACAGCAAGCAGAAATTTGGATATGAAATATATCGATATGTGAATTTTGCCGAACTACCTGCATTAATAGAGCAGATGCTATATGTATATAAAATTCAACGTCTAAATTCTGATGAGTCCTTTGGGGAATTTGTTAATCGATATGCAATCCCGCAATTACAGCAGTTATTTAATAATATTCCTAAATCTTTTGTGAACAACAAAATTCCCAACTTTTTAGAGAAGTTAAGAATCTAA
- a CDS encoding precorrin-8X methylmutase, translated as MSDYIRDANEIYRNSFAIIRSEANLDALPPDVAKVAVRLIHACGMTDIVTDLGYSPTAVQSARAALAGGAPILCDCRMVADGITKRRLSANNQVICTLNEPEVPEIAQRLGTTRSAAALELWRSHLDGAAIAIGNAPTALFRLLEMLDEGASRPAIILGFPVGFVGAAESKAALAADSRNVPFLTLHGRRGGSAIAAAAVNALATEEE; from the coding sequence ATGTCCGACTACATCCGAGATGCTAACGAAATTTACCGTAATTCCTTTGCAATCATCCGGTCAGAAGCAAACCTAGATGCGCTGCCACCAGATGTAGCAAAAGTTGCCGTGCGTCTTATCCATGCTTGTGGAATGACGGATATTGTCACTGACTTGGGATATTCACCAACAGCGGTGCAATCTGCAAGGGCCGCACTAGCAGGGGGAGCGCCAATTCTGTGCGATTGCCGGATGGTTGCCGATGGCATTACCAAGCGACGATTATCTGCAAATAACCAAGTTATTTGTACCCTGAATGAGCCAGAAGTCCCAGAAATTGCTCAACGCTTGGGTACTACAAGGTCGGCGGCGGCTCTGGAATTATGGCGATCGCATCTAGATGGGGCAGCGATCGCCATTGGCAATGCACCCACAGCACTGTTTAGGCTCTTAGAAATGCTCGACGAAGGAGCTAGTAGACCTGCGATTATCTTAGGCTTTCCAGTTGGATTTGTCGGTGCAGCAGAATCGAAAGCAGCACTAGCAGCAGATAGCAGGAATGTACCATTTTTAACATTGCACGGTCGGCGTGGTGGGAGTGCGATCGCGGCAGCAGCAGTTAACGCCCTGGCAACGGAGGAAGAATAA
- a CDS encoding SGNH/GDSL hydrolase family protein encodes MRDPYLLAAGLLTGLAIPASALPHLSIILPENSRFLWDLKQGSQTIVSRQIIPSVDLSLPELSGQAFQPLKNSQPTAGEKNIKSVDLSSAELSSQELPAPKEPLVNPSTQAAGISLTSGNQLYYQRLAALKTGQIYTRVDSDNLQSLWESIRKRQLTYDDWKSLLTLEARAIAQGQGANHLSILVGDSLSMWFPKEKLPTGKLWLNQGISGDTSSGVLKRLGAFSATRPDVIYVMAGINDLRKGASDDTILRNYRRIVRRLQEAHPKAQIIVQSILPTRLPKISNSRIRHINNQLAQIAKQEGANYLNIYSWFTDMEGNMRPELTTDGLHLSQEGYDVWRSALQQIEYKLTKS; translated from the coding sequence ATGAGGGATCCTTATCTGTTGGCAGCAGGGTTGTTAACAGGATTAGCAATACCGGCATCGGCTCTTCCACATTTGTCGATTATCCTGCCAGAAAATTCTAGGTTCCTGTGGGATTTAAAACAAGGTTCGCAGACAATAGTAAGTAGACAAATCATCCCTAGCGTTGATCTCTCCTTACCAGAACTCAGTGGGCAAGCGTTCCAACCCCTAAAAAATTCGCAGCCAACAGCAGGTGAGAAAAATATCAAAAGTGTTGATCTCTCCTCAGCAGAACTCAGTAGTCAGGAATTACCAGCCCCAAAAGAGCCATTAGTTAACCCTAGCACCCAAGCAGCTGGTATATCACTGACATCTGGTAATCAACTTTACTACCAAAGATTGGCGGCTCTGAAAACAGGTCAGATTTATACGCGTGTAGATAGTGATAATTTGCAATCTTTGTGGGAGTCGATTAGGAAGCGTCAACTAACTTATGATGATTGGAAAAGTTTACTAACTTTAGAAGCTAGAGCGATCGCTCAAGGTCAAGGTGCAAATCATCTAAGTATCTTAGTTGGTGATTCTTTGAGTATGTGGTTTCCTAAAGAAAAACTGCCTACTGGAAAATTGTGGCTCAATCAAGGCATCTCTGGAGATACTTCCAGTGGGGTTTTAAAAAGATTGGGGGCATTTTCAGCAACCCGGCCAGATGTGATTTACGTCATGGCTGGGATTAACGACTTAAGAAAAGGTGCTAGTGATGACACAATTTTGCGTAATTATCGCCGGATTGTCCGTCGTTTACAGGAGGCTCACCCAAAAGCTCAAATCATTGTCCAATCCATTTTACCTACTCGCTTACCAAAAATTTCTAATAGCCGTATTCGTCATATCAATAACCAACTTGCCCAGATTGCCAAACAAGAAGGCGCTAATTATCTAAATATTTATAGCTGGTTTACAGATATGGAAGGCAATATGCGCCCAGAATTGACCACAGATGGGTTACACCTGTCTCAAGAGGGTTATGATGTGTGGCGCTCGGCACTACAGCAGATAGAATACAAGCTAACTAAGAGTTAG
- a CDS encoding cupin domain-containing protein codes for MANLLLDDGTIESDLGKIARELEPFGIQLRHYDPGTSLLFPDILDQDVLTEPEKRYYVELHNSVFEFIQQENGALWCDLLNVHPGSFNLHHLIATYVRYHTHPAAEPLYVLAGEMIYGFVRPDGSQIQLLVQTQDYLYIPAGVEHWCSPTASLNFKAIRYFTIAEGWVPNYTGTQVSDSLNKPR; via the coding sequence ATGGCTAACCTACTACTTGATGACGGTACAATTGAGAGCGATTTAGGCAAAATAGCTCGCGAACTTGAGCCTTTTGGCATTCAACTCAGACATTACGACCCAGGAACATCGCTTCTGTTTCCCGATATTCTAGACCAGGATGTTTTAACTGAGCCTGAGAAACGTTATTATGTAGAACTTCATAACAGCGTTTTTGAATTTATTCAGCAAGAAAATGGCGCTCTCTGGTGTGACTTGCTAAATGTACATCCAGGTTCCTTCAATCTTCACCACCTGATAGCAACCTATGTCCGTTATCATACTCATCCTGCTGCTGAACCTCTCTACGTGTTAGCAGGGGAAATGATTTATGGCTTTGTGCGACCTGATGGTAGCCAAATACAGCTTTTAGTTCAGACACAAGACTATCTCTACATTCCTGCCGGCGTTGAGCATTGGTGCAGTCCAACTGCATCGTTGAATTTTAAAGCGATACGCTATTTTACCATCGCAGAAGGTTGGGTTCCCAATTATACAGGTACTCAAGTGAGTGATTCGCTGAACAAGCCGCGTTAA
- a CDS encoding GTPase family protein — protein MIEQHDADSPSTDSQQLSELNDGATTKSVGNSWTDRISGVWNKTATRLTQLLPVEQLAQAVVEWFSVSETQVAEILEKIRAELPTTEALLIGKPQAGKSSIVRGLTGVSAEIIGQGFRPHTQHTQRYAYPSNDLPLLIFTDMVGLGDVKQDTQLIIQELVGDLQKETRSARILLLTVKINDFATDTLRQIAQQLRQQYPNIPCLLVVTCLHEVYPTDIVDHPAYPPDYQEVNRAFAAMQQAFAGITNHSVLIDFTLEEDGYDPVFYGLEALRDSLAELLPQAEAEAIYQLLDREEVGKQIGNLYRDAARRYILPFAIMSATLAAVPLPFATMPVLTALQVSMVGLLGKLYGQILTPSQAGGVVSAIAGGFLAQAIARELIKFIPGFGSAIAASWAAAYTWALGEAACVYFGDLMGGKKPDPQVIQLVMQEAFKAAQERFKGIKR, from the coding sequence ATGATTGAGCAACATGATGCTGACTCACCATCAACTGATTCTCAACAATTGAGTGAACTGAATGATGGAGCAACTACCAAGTCAGTCGGTAATTCCTGGACAGACCGCATTAGTGGTGTCTGGAACAAAACCGCAACACGTTTAACACAACTCTTACCCGTAGAACAACTGGCACAAGCAGTTGTTGAATGGTTTAGTGTGAGCGAAACCCAAGTTGCAGAGATTTTAGAGAAAATCCGAGCCGAACTACCAACTACAGAAGCACTGCTAATTGGTAAACCCCAAGCCGGAAAAAGTTCAATTGTGCGAGGATTGACAGGAGTCTCGGCTGAGATTATCGGTCAGGGTTTTCGTCCTCACACGCAACACACCCAGCGCTATGCTTATCCTTCCAATGACCTACCGTTACTGATTTTTACTGATATGGTAGGGCTGGGTGATGTCAAGCAAGATACCCAATTAATTATTCAGGAGTTAGTTGGTGATTTACAAAAGGAAACTCGTTCCGCCAGAATCCTCCTTTTGACCGTTAAAATCAATGATTTTGCAACTGACACACTACGACAAATTGCTCAACAGCTACGTCAGCAGTATCCAAATATTCCCTGCTTGCTGGTAGTTACCTGCTTGCATGAGGTTTATCCTACCGATATCGTCGATCATCCTGCTTATCCGCCAGATTATCAGGAAGTCAACCGCGCATTTGCCGCAATGCAACAAGCCTTTGCAGGAATTACTAACCACTCTGTATTAATTGACTTTACCTTAGAAGAAGATGGCTACGATCCAGTATTTTATGGCTTAGAAGCACTGCGAGATTCTTTAGCAGAACTACTCCCCCAAGCCGAAGCCGAGGCAATTTATCAGCTATTAGATCGAGAAGAAGTTGGAAAGCAAATTGGCAACCTTTACCGAGATGCTGCACGCCGTTATATTTTGCCATTTGCAATTATGTCTGCCACCCTCGCGGCTGTCCCTCTGCCGTTTGCCACAATGCCTGTACTCACTGCCTTGCAAGTATCAATGGTGGGTCTGTTGGGAAAATTATATGGACAGATCCTTACACCATCTCAGGCAGGAGGGGTTGTGAGTGCGATCGCAGGTGGTTTTTTAGCACAGGCTATAGCACGAGAATTAATTAAATTTATCCCAGGTTTTGGGAGTGCGATCGCAGCATCTTGGGCAGCCGCCTATACCTGGGCACTAGGGGAAGCAGCCTGTGTTTACTTTGGTGATTTAATGGGAGGTAAGAAACCCGATCCCCAAGTAATTCAGTTGGTGATGCAAGAAGCATTTAAAGCGGCGCAAGAACGGTTTAAGGGAATCAAACGTTAA
- a CDS encoding DUF1818 family protein, translated as MERLVKTGFGWRIGWNPDAPEFQGLVGTDDWAIELTEAELNDFCRLLAQLADTMKQLTTELMEEEKIACEAESNLLWMEVEGYPHNYSLRFILNTGRCVEGKWTASAVPDLLQATGMLKVF; from the coding sequence ATGGAACGCCTTGTAAAAACCGGATTTGGCTGGCGTATTGGCTGGAACCCCGATGCACCTGAGTTTCAAGGTTTAGTGGGTACAGATGATTGGGCAATTGAGTTAACGGAAGCTGAATTAAATGATTTTTGCCGTCTACTAGCACAGTTAGCAGACACCATGAAACAGCTCACAACTGAATTAATGGAAGAGGAAAAAATTGCTTGTGAAGCCGAAAGTAATTTATTGTGGATGGAGGTAGAAGGCTATCCTCATAATTACAGTTTGCGCTTCATCTTAAATACAGGTCGATGTGTAGAGGGTAAATGGACTGCTTCTGCAGTTCCAGATTTACTACAAGCTACTGGAATGCTTAAAGTTTTTTAA
- a CDS encoding GNAT family N-acetyltransferase, protein MPENLEEIVIYSEDYESLISNMLTNRMFQELTSLYDGTADRKFPSLNFSQPKSVFIVAWIQGQPIACGAVVPLCEEMGEIKRMFVESAWRGRGVAKAVLTDLERRAQIFGYRSLRVETGIRQPTAIRLYQSAGYQPIAAYGCYVGNPVSVCFEKQIK, encoded by the coding sequence ATGCCCGAAAATCTTGAGGAAATCGTAATTTACTCAGAAGATTACGAAAGCCTTATATCAAATATGCTTACCAATCGGATGTTTCAAGAGCTTACCTCTCTATACGATGGTACGGCAGATAGAAAATTCCCCTCCCTTAACTTCAGCCAACCCAAATCTGTCTTTATTGTTGCTTGGATTCAAGGTCAGCCCATCGCTTGTGGTGCAGTTGTTCCCCTGTGTGAGGAAATGGGCGAAATTAAACGGATGTTTGTGGAATCGGCTTGGCGTGGTCGAGGTGTGGCCAAGGCAGTTTTGACTGACTTAGAAAGACGCGCTCAGATTTTTGGTTATCGTAGCTTACGTGTAGAAACAGGTATCCGTCAACCGACGGCGATTCGATTATATCAATCTGCCGGTTATCAACCCATAGCAGCCTATGGATGCTATGTGGGAAATCCAGTAAGTGTTTGCTTTGAGAAACAGATTAAGTAG
- a CDS encoding lmo0937 family membrane protein codes for MLSILWGIVVVLVAFWALGLVFHIAGSLIHAVLLLAIGLAIYNFFKGRDV; via the coding sequence ATGTTAAGCATACTTTGGGGTATTGTTGTTGTACTGGTAGCTTTTTGGGCATTGGGATTAGTATTTCATATTGCAGGAAGTTTAATTCATGCAGTATTACTTTTAGCTATTGGGCTTGCTATTTACAATTTTTTCAAGGGGCGTGATGTCTAA
- a CDS encoding precorrin-2 C(20)-methyltransferase: METKGRLYGIGVGPGDPELLTIKALRLLRAAPVVAYQSATDKKSIARAIVAQYLPGNQIEVLFHLPRALEPEKAKSIYDKEIEPIAAHLAAGRDVAVLCEGDPFFYGSFMYLFTRLCDQYQTEVVPGISSLMACPVALGVPFTYYTDILTVLPAPLPAEELTTHLLMTDAAAIMKLGRHFTKVRDILHKLGLASRAKYIERASTSQQRIIPLDEVDPAEVPYFSMIVIPTKNRL, encoded by the coding sequence GTGGAAACCAAAGGTCGTCTTTATGGAATTGGTGTCGGCCCAGGCGATCCAGAGCTATTGACAATCAAGGCGCTGCGCTTACTACGTGCGGCTCCTGTGGTTGCTTATCAATCAGCAACAGATAAAAAGAGTATCGCAAGAGCGATCGTGGCGCAATATCTTCCTGGCAATCAAATCGAGGTGCTATTTCACCTCCCCCGCGCCTTGGAGCCAGAAAAGGCAAAGTCTATTTATGACAAAGAAATTGAACCAATTGCTGCCCATTTAGCAGCAGGTAGAGATGTTGCGGTGTTATGTGAGGGCGATCCATTTTTCTATGGTTCCTTCATGTACCTGTTCACGCGGTTATGTGACCAGTACCAAACAGAAGTTGTCCCTGGAATTTCTTCACTAATGGCTTGTCCAGTAGCCTTGGGTGTGCCTTTCACCTACTACACCGATATCCTCACTGTACTACCCGCCCCATTGCCCGCAGAAGAACTGACTACACATTTGTTGATGACTGATGCAGCAGCAATTATGAAACTAGGTCGTCACTTTACCAAAGTACGGGATATTCTGCATAAATTGGGGTTAGCCTCACGAGCAAAATATATTGAGCGAGCATCCACATCACAGCAACGCATCATACCTCTGGATGAAGTCGATCCAGCCGAAGTACCCTATTTTTCCATGATTGTGATCCCAACTAAGAATCGACTATAG